In Mobula birostris isolate sMobBir1 chromosome 2, sMobBir1.hap1, whole genome shotgun sequence, the genomic stretch CAATAATTTACCAAAAATTAAACACCTaatttgtgaggctgaaaaaatgttcatcccctttgtaattactacaccaacttttcctcaggtgcaatactgtatattatcttaccaactcacccaacatgttgatgtagaaaattgaaggatcacctgaataaatgccccctctctctgtaagttGCTACAAAGTGGTAGatcttcaacagaccaaaccagaAAGAGCATCAAGTcaaggaaatgataatagagaagtacAAACCTggagaagggtacaagaccatctcaaagtcACTGAACATTGAACTCTGAGCTGCAGTACGTCATGAAAAAGTGGGAAAAAATataaaaccacagccacactgcctaggtcaggccatCCCTTAGCTGCCAGAGAAGAATagtacttgtaagagaggctattgTGACAACAACAGTCGCTCACTTAACTtaggcaaaaaaaaattcttgcCCGTAAAGACTTTCTAAAGCGTCACATGGAAGATCTTGTAAAGATGTGGGAAAAAGTTTTGTAGTTGGATGAGCCTAAAAGTGAGATTTTTTGGCCTCAACGATAAGTGGTATGTGtggcgtaaatctaatactgcgtatcagccaggtaacaccatccctactataAAATatagtggaggtagcatcatgctatgaggATGCTTATCATCAATAGGGACTGGAAATCCGATCTGGAtcaatgggaagatgaatgctgataaagacagagagatcctggataaaaacctgctaaccTCTGACAGAAagattaaactggggaggaagttcatttttcagcaggacaatgatccAAAgccactgccagagcaaccatggaatggcttcaaatgaagaaaattgatgtccttgaataGCCCAGTCAAGAGTTCTGACCTTAGCCCAATTGAACATCTCGCGAAAGACCTCAAGATCGCTGTCCAGCACTTCTCCCCATCtgacctggcacagcttgaacaattttgcaaggagaaatgggcaaatcttactccatcacattgtgcaaagctaacagaCCTATCCAAAaggactactggctgtaatagctgtgggatgtggttcaactaagtactgagggGAAcgacaactgaatctcttgaccatgtctgcatgtttttatgcattgagttccttCCATATGCTTGGCTAATTAGATGTTTACATAAACAagtgtactggtgtacctaataaagtagccattgagtgtatgtgtgtgtgtgtatgtgtatatatatatatatatatatacacacacacaaaattcaatTGAATAAATAGTGCgaagagaaagcagaagaataccaaggtagtgtttatgggttggttcattgtacgttcagaaatctgatgcagaggggaagaagctattcctaaaaggAGCACCAAATGACTGGACCCCCAACAAAATGGCAGTTCTTCATGAAAATATTGGTCAGCCTATAATCTAAGCTTGACTTCTCTGTTCTGGTCTGAATGTAGGTCTTGCTGCATCAACAAACAGTAAGAGATCACATCATTCTTTAACTAGCAATATACAAACTTTGTACTGAAAAGCAAATATTACCCAATGTTAGGGACTCAATTGTCATATAGTCGTCTATTTAATAGTCCAAAAATAGGAGTAAAATAAAATCAGTGGTAATCAAAAAACAAAGAGCATTATTTAGAATGTGAGTTCAAATCCTACCATGGTATGTACAGAATTAAGTCAACATTGGATGAAATAAATACATTATAGTGACCAAACTACTGGAGTGTCACAAAAATGCCCCTCGTTTCCCTTTCAGGGAAAGTAATCTTCCTTCTTTACCCATTTTGGCCTATAACGTGACTTAGAACTTAGTCATGCGATCGGCTGACCTAACAGCCTGCTTAAATGGTCAAACTGTACCTACCTCTTCAGCTtgctctagcagctcattccatatataccCCACCTTCTGTGAAAAGTGATCAGTGGTGCTCGAGACAGCTAGCAGTGGCattctgccacccttgagtgttaTGTGCAAGGTGTAGGAGGCTCACTGTCACCCTCTCAAGAGTAAATGGAGATAGGCTAGAAATGCAGGCCTTGCTATAGATGCCCAGATcccaaaaaaatgaataaaaatccAGCTGCACTTCACAGAAACAGAGGCTAGAGTCCAGTGATGGGGGTGACATAGAAAATCCAGTCAGAGAAATGGTAAGATTTCAGAATGGGTTTTTGAGAACAAAGTCAGGGGTTGTAAAGGAAGTTCAGGGATCCATGGAAGGATTGCCAAGTACAGCTGAGTGAACTTCAACCTCAACTGTTGTTCACTGTAACTGTTAAAGACCATATCAGACAAAAGCTCATCTCTTCAACTACTTTATTAGATAGGTTATGGTAGTATAATAGTCATAACTTTCAGTCTCTTAAATTACAATAGATTATTTGAGCTCAGTCTGTAATCTCATCTCCAGAATAAAACAATGTCCGCTTTTATAAGCAAAATCATTCATTGATACCAAATAGAAATTCCATTACAATTTTAAGTCCTTCTGTGCAATTTTGTACAATTGATCCATATGCAGCTATGTAGGTGAAAAAATGGCAGCAATTTACCCAGACACATAGAACCACAAGTATTGTGTTCTCATTCAGTGCATTTGATTTTATAGACATGGTCTTAGAGAACTAGTTATGGCCGCACAGAATCATTTTGTGAAGTCCAGAACTTACTCAATGAAGAATTCTGGAGGAAACTATACATACTATTGAACTTAGTATAACAACCCCCAGAACAGACACATTCAGTGAGTTCAGAAGCTGGTCAGCTTCAATACAAGGTCTGGAACAGAAATGCTCATTTGGTTTTCTTTTCACAGGTTGATGAATTTTCTTTGCAGGAGTTTTGTCTTTTGAACCCGATTGCCACTGTCCCATTGTTCAATTTGGCTTTGAGATGATCAATAAATTTCACAAACAATATGAAAGGCAAAAGTCCCAGAAAAATGCACTCGAAATTGGAAGGCAATTTAAAATCAAATCCTACTTCTCTGTTTTAAGTCCATTTGTATTTGGTTACTGTTTAGAAGCAAGTTTCAGCAGTTCTTCAACCAACTGCTAGATGGAGCTTTTCATAATGTCTAACCTGTAATATGTATTAATGCTGGCAGGTAAACTCCCATGTCATCAGAGGCAGAGACAACAGAATGCATATAGCTCCTCTAATTTAATTGAAATTTTGAAGATATTGTGGGAATAGACATGCTAAATGGAAAATACCTAGAATTAGAGGTATGGTTGAAATGAACTATGCCTTTCAGGAGTGAGCTTAGGAAACACTTCCACAAGCATACACGGttaaatgcagatgctggaatctggagcaagtgGTTAGTTTGGAATTCTCTTCTGTGAGCATTAATTAATGTTGAGTTaaatgttttgttttcttttaaactTGGTATTAACTTTTAATTAAATCAAAGGTATTGCAGAGCATGTGCGAAATACAGATACACAGAGATAGCTCTACGATCTCACCAAATGGCAGAAGCAGCTTCAGGGAATTAATCCTTAGTGGTATTGCTATGTCTAAGTTGTCTTTACAAGAGTGTTAGTATCACTTTGATTGTTGGGGGAGAAAAAGAACTGGCATGGTGAGTGGGAGACAGAACTGTCAAACAACAACAAACTGAGTAGGAAAACACTTGATGAGTTTTATGTAGGGTTCATTTGCTCTCATTGAACCATGTTGCAGATATACTCCATCTCCTTACCTGTTGTAGAAGATAAAGAGATTATTGTAAATTAAAATGGGAAAAGACTGATATTGACCAGTAATGTGAATAGTAGAGAATTTGATCACTCAAGATGTAACCGTGAAAGCCAATTATACTCATCATAATATTGAAGTGTCCTGATCACAATGCAAACATCTTTACCTATGCAACATTACTACCCAACACTGGAATAAATATTTCAGCAGTTCTTTGGCTGCAGTTTCGTGTACTGatttccttcatatttcattccCATTTTGATGTCTTTCGCCTTGTGTATCTTGTTCCTTCACTGTCGATTGCTTCATATAAATCTTTGTTTTCTGTTGTGGCATTCAAATAAGCAATATAACTCACACAGAGTGTTATGGTAAGTAGTCCAAAAGCCATCACTGGTTTATTCTGTTGCAAGGAGCACAAATATGGAAATTATTTTACTAAAAACATTATTAATCATAACACAAAACATTATTTGACAACATCCTCATTACTACATTTTATAGAATGATTCTTTGGAAAGATATCTCAAGGCATCAAATCATTAATCTCTGTAGAAACAAATTACTTAGATTATGAGCTCATTACATTAAGAATGATTTAAACATTTGCTAATGGCATCAAGTGCTAGCAGCATCATGAGTTTGGCTGCAAGCACCTTCTGCACAGCACtcaaagtactgtgcaaaagccttaggcacccatGATTTTTTATATACATCTTGTTTTAGATGTTAATTTTTTGTCTTCTGGATTAGTCTGTCAGTAAAAAAGAGCATATTTTaatttccaaacattcattttcctAAAAAATTAAATATTACAGAGAATTTTTTGCATTTTATTAAAGTAATATTAAATAAAAGAcaacttttcaaataaaaacttgattgggtgacatccgttagtctcacgagaccatggatctgtgcctggaaagtcttcactctccagggcacaggcctgagcaaggttgtatgaaagaccggcagttgcccatgcagcaagtctcccctctccacgccaccgatgttgtccaagggaagagcaagggccgatacagctcggcaccagtgtcgttgcaggagttgccagaacaaggttgaaggcaatgtcggactgccttagggactccagctctggatttgtcctcagggtttactcccaaagcctttcccatgagtggggatggccgcaaggcagcggaggtttgaaatcagagttttccctctcttagatggactgccttcccaggctgacaagctccatctacccgaagcactggttttaaggcgctagGACCcgccttcaccccttctcctgtctgtagaaacagttccggcaggcttagaggctaagccacatgtgaaggccaggagttggacttggtcatcagaggctatttgaggcacatgtcgggaggagcacttttaggtagtgggaccTTGTCCCCTCTACCACTCCtcagcttgacaaccttggaaccaaaAAACTTGATTATTTTGTAGGTATTCAGCCCAGTGCGTGATTAACCAAAGATAACAAACtggtgctaatgatcaatgaactaaactgattaactgaaacagaaacaggtgtagaaggaatcaaactgcaCAAAGGACAATCAAATTAAAAGGTGAAGGTGTGGTAGATACTGCTGTTGCCGATTTGGGGCTAGGCtgagtggaaagccagtgagaCTGAATCTGCTGTGCACTTCTGATAATCTCTTCTTCTAACAGCACTTGGAACCGAGTGCTATATTTCATGGGTCTGATATATGCATGTACAAATGATACGTCCTATGCAATGAGACTGACTGTGCAATTAGGGATCTTTATTAGAGCTGCTTTTATTATTGGTGGTCTGAACTAAAATTAGGAAGCCTACTTTAGTTATAAATTACAAAGTGTTTACTCTGTATTCATCCTCAGTGCTCGCATTTGTGTTTGTAATGTGGTCACTTACCTTTCGTAGGCTTCTTAACCATGTCGTTTAAAAAATTTGCTTAATTTGTTCTTTCTTAGCCTGCAGACAGTCCTACGATGCTTTGTGCTCCCCTAATGCCCTATCCAGTGTTGTCAAAATTGATACAGGGTAGCAAGAGAACAGATTGATGGGAGGAGTCATCAATTttatgaagaaattttatttgACAAACCTATTAGAGTTTTGAGAATGCAAGCAGCAAGTTACTTCAGTTGAACCAATGTTTATAAAATACCTAAATTTTCAAAAGCCAATTAATAATCACAACAAATTGTTACAGTAAATAAGGGTTTACATTACAGGTTTAGGTTTAAGATATTCTCAGGTATTTTAATTTCAGGACAGAAAGGAGAAAATAGTTTCTGTCCTTAAAACACTATCTATGATAACAGAATTAAATAAGACCATTTCTAGGGTTGCAAATCATTCCTAGAAGTCAGCACAAGTGTTAGTATTGAGTTCCAAGTTATTGACAGTTTGTACTAATGAATCTGCTCTGCTGAAAGTATAGGCTCCTTCGACAGTCCCTCAGGATCAATGATGACTTGCTTTCACTCCATGTCATGTAGATTCTGAAATGACTAATGAGGCCAATGTAAGAGCCACAGACTCGTCCACCGGTGGGAacaggggtgtgtgatgggggagGAAGGTGGATAGTTTGTGAGGTGGTGCATTCCTTTGCTGCTTATTCAGCACTTCTGTGTGATCCCAGTTAAGGGGGCATGAGGTTCTAAGTATCAAGGTGAATACTCTTCCATTTTGAGTGATTATGAGCCAGATATTTCTAGGAGCTAATGATAATTTTGTGAAATTCAAAGGGGCTTTTCCGCTATCAATTGGCTAATCTCTTCCCATGACAGTGATTGGAATAGAATATCTGGTTTGGGGTCTGCACCCAGACATGTGAAGGACATGGTCTGTCCATTGGAGTTAACAGAATGCAACCTGGGCCTCATTGCTGGGTTGTTAGTAGGTGGGGGGATAGTGACATTGATTCAGTTCATTTCCATTGAGTTTGGAGGATTTAATAGATCATAGCAACcccaccatggatggtcccaagcccggctaCAAAAGGGGAaagttgggcatggggctagcaaccccatcctttAAAAACCCACTTCTACAGGAATGCCAACACAGGCTTCAAAGACCTCAGCCCCAGGAGAGGAAGGGTCTTCAAAGATGGGCAACACCTGGGGATGACTTGAAAGACTAGCCtaagacagaggactctggcgagctggTGTTGGCAGCCTATGCCACAGTAGGGCTGATGGGCTTAAGGAGAATAGGTCATTGTGCTTATAGCACAGACAAAGGCCCCTTGGTCCATATGAACCCAAGATGGACATTCAAGCTAATCCCACTttccagcacttggtccatacACTCCTCATCCATCTACCTGTCCACATACTTAACAGAAAAGTATGTTACAGAGATTATTTGTATCtcattaaagaaagtaacatatgCAGTATTAGACCACTTCAAATAAAAGCTTAATTATTTTGTAGGTATATAGCCCAGTGTGTGATTAAGCAAAGGTAACAAACAGATTAACAAAGGTAACATATTTAGTTAAATGAACTAagctgattaactgaaacagaaatcaatgttgaaaaaaaatcaaacttgGTGCAGGaaaccaaactaaaaggtgagggtgtggtagatgtgacagtttaacctttaaatcatcaattcttacaccacaGCAAaagtgagcatagcaacaagacatAAGGTGGTCATCCTGGATCAGCAAGGTATACTCCCAGCAGAAATTTCACAGCAGACAGGTGTTTAAAGAAGTTTGAAGAAGCGCAAAGTAACAGGCAAGGATGAGGACCAGAAATGCAGCGGTTGGCCatggaaactgagtgcagcagacgagagaaacatcaaactgaTGTCCCTTCTGAATTGGAAGATGCAcagcactgctatcagctctgGACTCCCAGAAGTCACTAGAACCAAAGTGCGCCCCTCTACGGTCTAGAAATTTTGTCAGAAATTATCTTCTTgaaagagttgctgccaaaaagccattcctcctaagtggaaacaaagccaagatactcacctatgcacaaaaacacaaggagTGGGTTGCTGAACAACGGTAGCAAGTGCTCTGGACTAACAGGTCAAAATTTAAAATTTCTGGCTCAGACAGGAGGCAATTTGTCCATAGAAGGGTTGGCGAGCACAACATGGATTAttgtctgcagccaacagtgaagcacgAAGGCAATTCCCTGCGGGTTTGAGGCTGCATTTCtacaaatggagttggtgatatggccagaattaatggaatcctcaatgctgagaagtatAGATTTTCATCTATCATGTAATACCACCAGGGAGGTGTCTAATTGGTCCCAACTTCCTactgcagcaggacaatgagcCCAAACACATGGCCAAGATCAGAAAGAACCATCTTCAATGAAAACAACAAGGAGTTCTCAACAACATTGAGGCGGTCTGGGATTATcttgagagacagaagcaagcgagacagccaaacTTTGCAGAAGAACTGGGGCAAGTTCTCCTAAATGgctggaacaacctaccagctgattttctgaTAAGACTGCACGATAGTGTACCCAAGAGAACTAAtgtagttttaaaggcaaagggtggtcacgccaaaaattgatttgatttaatattttaaaaacctTACTGCTCTTTACAGTAATTTTTTgacatttagaaacttttcacttCATCATTTTTGAAAGCATTTTCATTTTCCAGATttatttttacatgtgcctaagactttaacACAGTACTATTGATTCAACCATCAGGAGACCTGTTTCCATACCACAGAACTTTTTCTATTTTCCACAACATACATTAACAAATAAACACATGATGTTCACAATGTGGTAAAAGGATTGAGGTGAAAATTTCATACCCAAACTCATCCACACCAGTTCTTGCAGGCACTAAGAGGAAGGATCCGTGCATTTGGGAAACCAAGCCTACGTCCTTCATGAGCCAGTATGGCAGTTACAGCCAGTCTGGTCTGGGCCACTTGGCTAAAATCACCCTGTGAACAGCCAGCAGAATATGATACAGGGGACCCACATTCATCACTGTCTCAGTGTTGAGAAAGGTGGAAAGTAGGCAAAGCTTATCGATTGATGGAATTCAGCTGACAGTTGAAGACTGAAAGATTAAAATGATATACAAAAAGAGAAATTACAGAAAACACTCAAGGTCAGGCACCATCAGTGGGGAGAGGAAAGAAATAATGGTTCACATCAACTGAATTCCATTAGAACTCAGTAAAGTTTGCAAAGGAAATAGTTTTGCATATAGAGGGTAAGGAAGAAGGGGTAGTGGGACCCAGGGAAAAATCTCTGATAGTGTGGAGACCAGGATAGATTTGAGAGACATAGGGTTAATATGCCAGCTTGAAGGGGGTGGTAGAGGTATGTCAGGAAGAGGTGAGGGTAAGAGACAAATTAAATCTGAATTACAAAATAGCTTAAGGAAAAGAATGCTAGAATTGTGAGATGCATGACTGGACTAACCTCCCACACTGTTCCAACAAAGGCTTAAGACACAGTACTGAATCTTCTTTTGGTACATTGCGAACCTCAGGAATTCAATGATTTCTGGAACTCTACGTTGCCAGTCTTGTATCCTAATTTTTATTCTCTCCTTATTGATACTTAATATTTTACTTGCCTCCTCAGACACACTTCAATCACCCTCTCAGCTGACACCATCACTTGTGCCATTCAATCCCTTCTGGACTCCATGTAAGGCAAGACCTTTGCTTTTGATCTCCCTGCTCATCACCCCTTTCCCTGCAACTTAAGATTTCCAATTTTCCTCATTTCTGATGAAACATTAATTCCCGTTTTATTCTCTATAGTCAGTGTTTAACTTCTTGAACATCTTCggcattttgttttcatttcaggtTATCAGCGTCTGAAAATATAGCAGATATCTCAGAGTTTTGAATTTACAATACTGAGAGCCTGCTTTTCTATTGCCTTGGTTCCCAAATCATCCACACTGGATACCATAAAGATTTAAAAACATTAATATACAAATTCAAGTGAAAATTGCCTTACAGGTTTAATGAAGAGCTCTGGATTGACGGCTCGGAAAAGGCTGGTGGTTCGTATTCCCCTCAGTCCTGGAGTTTTATAACCAGTACTCTTTGGAGGCTCTGTCTTGCCATCTGTAGGGTCGGGTGAAGATGACATTTCTGACAAAGTCCAATTTTTGATCCTGTACATGATTTAAAGGGAAAATTAATTCTTGATTCTCCTGCTTTTATGGTATTCTGCAGCCATTTTATGATTTGATAAATGAGCAAAGCTATAAATTGATAGGTGACCACTAAAAAGACATCAACTCAGCTAGTGATGAGAGTTCCCAAATTTAAACTTTTAATAGGGATTAAAAATTCCTGGAGTGGAAAAAAACAACTAAGGTTTAAGGGGAAAGCCTATTTTATCAGACTTTATTTgcagtgggcatgtggccaagtggttaaggcatttgactagtgatctgaagatcgtgagtttgagccccagccgaggcagcgtgttgtgtctttgagcaagacacttaatcacacagtgctctgcga encodes the following:
- the smim8 gene encoding small integral membrane protein 8 produces the protein MSSSPDPTDGKTEPPKSTGYKTPGLRGIRTTSLFRAVNPELFIKPNKPVMAFGLLTITLCVSYIAYLNATTENKDLYEAIDSEGTRYTRRKTSKWE